One window of the Candidatus Jettenia sp. genome contains the following:
- the tuf gene encoding elongation factor Tu, with protein MGKEVFKRTKPHVNVGTIGHVDHGKTTLTAVITHVLAKQGLAKERPYDSIDKAPEERERGITIAISHVEYETQKRHYAHVDCPGHADYVKNMITGAAQMDGAILVVSAPDGPMPQTREHILLARQVGVPRIAVFMNKVDMLEDPELLDLVEMEVRELLSKYNFPGDEIPVIRGSALKAQECGCGSATCASCGPILKLMDAVDTYIPDPVREIDKPFLMSVEDVFSIKGRGTVATGRVERGRVKVGDEIEIVGIKPDVKKSVVTGVEMFNKTLDEGQAGDNLGVLLRGVEKDDIERGQVLAKPGSITPHKKYEAEAYILTKEEGGRHTPFFNGYRPQFYFRTTDVTGVVSLTGGAEMVMPGDNVKVNVELLTAVAMDEGLRFAIREGGKTVGAGVVTKIIE; from the coding sequence ATGGGGAAGGAAGTATTTAAGCGGACGAAGCCGCATGTGAATGTAGGTACGATAGGGCATGTTGATCATGGTAAGACGACGTTGACGGCGGTAATTACGCATGTATTGGCGAAGCAGGGTTTGGCGAAGGAGAGGCCGTACGATTCGATTGATAAGGCGCCGGAGGAGCGGGAGCGTGGAATCACGATAGCGATATCGCATGTGGAGTATGAGACCCAGAAGAGGCATTATGCGCATGTGGATTGTCCTGGTCATGCCGACTATGTAAAGAACATGATAACAGGGGCGGCGCAGATGGATGGGGCGATTTTGGTGGTAAGTGCGCCTGATGGTCCTATGCCTCAGACGAGAGAGCATATCCTTTTGGCAAGGCAGGTAGGAGTGCCGAGGATAGCGGTATTTATGAATAAGGTAGATATGTTAGAGGATCCGGAGTTATTGGATCTTGTCGAGATGGAAGTTAGGGAGTTGTTGAGTAAGTATAATTTTCCTGGAGATGAAATTCCGGTAATTAGAGGGTCTGCGTTAAAGGCACAGGAGTGTGGATGTGGTTCTGCTACATGTGCGAGCTGTGGGCCTATTTTGAAGTTAATGGATGCAGTGGATACGTATATACCGGATCCGGTACGCGAGATAGATAAGCCATTTTTGATGTCAGTGGAAGATGTGTTTAGTATAAAGGGGAGAGGGACAGTAGCGACCGGGAGGGTAGAGAGGGGCAGAGTTAAGGTAGGAGATGAGATAGAGATAGTAGGGATCAAGCCTGATGTTAAGAAGTCGGTGGTGACGGGAGTTGAGATGTTTAATAAGACATTGGACGAGGGGCAGGCAGGCGATAATCTTGGTGTGTTGCTAAGGGGTGTAGAGAAGGATGATATAGAGCGAGGTCAGGTGTTAGCAAAGCCAGGGAGTATAACGCCGCATAAGAAGTATGAGGCCGAGGCATATATTTTGACGAAAGAGGAAGGTGGAAGGCATACACCATTTTTTAATGGGTATAGGCCACAGTTTTATTTTAGGACGACAGATGTGACGGGTGTGGTAAGTTTGACGGGAGGAGCTGAGATGGTAATGCCGGGGGATAATGTAAAGGTAAATGTCGAGCTTTTAACAGCCGTAGCGATGGATGAAGGATTGAGATTCGCTATCAGAGAAGGTGGAAAAACAGTCGGCGCTGGCGTCGTTACAAAAATTATTGAATAA
- the rplA gene encoding 50S ribosomal protein L1: MAKRGKRYVESAKLVDSEKRYGLKEAVVLLKSFKSAKFDESVEVSMKLGIDPKQSDQLIRGSISLPKGIGKSLKVVVFASGEKAEIAKKAGADEVGAEELVKKVEGGWTDFDVAVATSDMMRLVGKLGRVLGPQGKMPSPKSGTVTDDVETAVREFKAGKIEYRTDAGGNVHALVGRVSFSPVDLEENINTFVKHITNSRPASAKGVFVENISISSTMSPGITLQI; the protein is encoded by the coding sequence ATGGCAAAAAGAGGTAAAAGATATGTAGAATCAGCAAAGCTTGTAGATTCTGAAAAAAGGTATGGATTAAAAGAGGCTGTTGTGCTGCTTAAGTCCTTTAAGTCCGCAAAATTTGATGAGAGTGTCGAAGTATCGATGAAGCTAGGTATCGATCCAAAACAATCGGATCAGCTTATTAGAGGGTCTATTTCATTGCCTAAGGGAATTGGTAAAAGCCTTAAAGTTGTTGTTTTTGCCAGCGGTGAAAAAGCTGAAATAGCGAAAAAAGCTGGTGCAGATGAGGTTGGTGCTGAAGAGCTTGTGAAAAAAGTAGAAGGTGGATGGACGGATTTTGATGTAGCAGTTGCTACTTCAGATATGATGAGGCTTGTAGGTAAGTTGGGTAGAGTTCTCGGACCACAAGGTAAGATGCCTTCACCAAAATCAGGTACCGTGACGGACGATGTTGAAACAGCCGTTAGAGAATTTAAAGCAGGGAAAATCGAATATAGAACAGATGCTGGTGGCAATGTGCACGCTCTTGTTGGAAGGGTATCGTTTTCGCCTGTAGACTTAGAAGAGAACATCAATACATTCGTTAAACATATTACTAATTCACGTCCGGCATCGGCAAAGGGTGTGTTTGTAGAAAATATATCGATATCTTCAACGATGAGTCCCGGAATAACGTTACAAATTTAA
- the secE gene encoding preprotein translocase subunit SecE produces MSLFETYRKGQGLYSRIAVGIALGMLSLFASVSLYNLLINLPNIAESAKIPLIDINLTWGLICAFVLFVFLGFFICVFIAGLETGIKPLDTGSKKTVEFLIDTQGELQKVSWPTRYELVGSTAVVIVSVIVIGIFILGVDWFVSIVMEYIGVL; encoded by the coding sequence ATGTCGTTGTTTGAAACATATAGAAAAGGGCAGGGTTTATATAGCAGAATTGCCGTTGGTATAGCTTTGGGTATGCTTAGTTTGTTTGCTTCTGTTTCTTTGTATAATTTGCTTATCAACTTGCCGAATATTGCAGAAAGTGCTAAAATTCCACTCATTGATATTAATTTAACGTGGGGTTTGATTTGTGCATTTGTGCTTTTTGTTTTTCTTGGTTTTTTCATTTGTGTTTTTATTGCTGGGCTTGAGACAGGAATTAAACCGTTAGATACCGGCAGTAAGAAAACTGTAGAGTTTTTAATTGATACTCAAGGTGAACTCCAGAAGGTCTCGTGGCCTACAAGGTATGAATTAGTCGGTTCGACCGCTGTTGTTATTGTATCAGTTATTGTCATAGGGATATTTATATTAGGTGTTGATTGGTTTGTGTCGATAGTTATGGAATATATAGGTGTGCTTTAA
- the rplK gene encoding 50S ribosomal protein L11, with amino-acid sequence MAKEVLTKIKLQCPGGQATPAPPVGPALGQHGVNIGQFVKQFNDKTKDLQGIVTPVEITVFKDKTFTFVIKSPPASVLLKQIAGVVKGSSEPNKQKVGQVARQQLKEIASKKLADLNVDNLDAAVKMIEGTARNMGIKVVD; translated from the coding sequence ATGGCGAAAGAGGTCTTAACAAAGATTAAATTACAATGCCCAGGAGGGCAAGCAACACCCGCGCCGCCGGTAGGGCCTGCATTGGGTCAGCATGGGGTTAACATAGGGCAATTTGTTAAGCAATTTAATGATAAAACGAAAGATTTGCAAGGCATTGTGACACCTGTAGAGATTACTGTTTTTAAAGATAAAACATTTACTTTTGTTATAAAATCACCTCCTGCATCTGTGCTCTTGAAACAGATAGCTGGGGTTGTGAAAGGATCATCAGAGCCAAATAAACAGAAGGTTGGGCAGGTGGCTCGGCAACAGCTAAAAGAGATTGCAAGTAAAAAGTTAGCAGATTTGAATGTCGATAATTTAGATGCTGCGGTTAAAATGATAGAAGGAACTGCCCGTAATATGGGAATTAAAGTGGTAGATTAA
- the rplL gene encoding 50S ribosomal protein L7/L12 has translation MVEVSEEKTVESSGKINQVLDLVAGMTLLEASQLVKAFEQKFGVSAAAVAAMPAGMPVAGESKAAAAEEKTAFDIILKDAGANKIQVIKAVRAETNLGLKEAKDLVEGAPKKVKEGVTKEEADKIKKSLEAAGAVVEVK, from the coding sequence ATGGTTGAGGTTAGTGAAGAAAAAACAGTTGAGTCTTCTGGTAAAATTAACCAGGTACTCGATTTGGTGGCAGGGATGACATTGCTTGAGGCTTCACAGCTTGTAAAGGCTTTTGAGCAGAAATTTGGTGTTTCTGCGGCTGCGGTTGCCGCAATGCCTGCGGGTATGCCAGTGGCTGGAGAGAGTAAAGCGGCCGCTGCGGAAGAAAAGACAGCTTTTGATATTATTTTGAAAGATGCCGGAGCAAATAAGATTCAGGTAATTAAAGCTGTTCGTGCAGAAACGAATTTAGGATTAAAAGAAGCTAAGGATCTTGTCGAAGGCGCTCCTAAGAAAGTTAAAGAGGGAGTTACGAAAGAAGAAGCTGATAAGATTAAAAAATCGCTTGAAGCTGCTGGTGCAGTGGTAGAAGTAAAATAA
- the aroC gene encoding chorismate synthase: MLYFKTAGESHGKCLITIIEGFPAGVLIDEAFLNKEMKRRQGGLGRGGRMQIEEDRVEILSGIRNNRSLGSPICLMIKNSDYKIDELPAVTKPRPGHADLAGAIKYNQKDARDILERASARETAARVAAGALIKILLSQFGIEVFGYVKGIGGVNSDKILKDLDIGKKNREKSKLYCIDQDIEARIIEKIKQTSEKGDSLGGIIEVIVYGLPIGLGNHTQWDLKLDARLAYALMSIQAIKGVEFGLGYNASNKYGSEVHDEIFYKKSTKRSLLTGGFKRHTNNAGGIEGGISNGEPIVARAYMKPIPTLKKPLRSVDLITKEPIEASYERSDVCAVPAASVVCEGMVAFEIARAFLEKFGGDSLDEVKRNYEGYLFNM, translated from the coding sequence ATGCTTTATTTTAAAACTGCAGGGGAATCTCATGGAAAATGTCTAATCACAATTATCGAGGGATTTCCCGCTGGTGTATTGATTGATGAAGCATTTCTAAATAAAGAAATGAAGCGAAGGCAAGGTGGATTGGGTAGAGGTGGGAGGATGCAGATAGAGGAAGACCGTGTAGAAATTCTTTCTGGTATTAGAAATAACAGATCTCTGGGAAGCCCCATTTGTTTAATGATAAAAAATAGTGATTATAAAATTGATGAGCTACCAGCCGTTACAAAACCCCGTCCCGGCCATGCTGACCTGGCAGGCGCTATAAAATATAATCAAAAAGATGCGCGAGATATATTAGAACGAGCTAGTGCTCGGGAAACGGCCGCAAGGGTAGCAGCTGGTGCACTAATAAAGATTTTGCTTTCCCAATTCGGAATAGAAGTGTTTGGTTATGTGAAAGGAATTGGTGGTGTTAACTCAGATAAAATTCTTAAAGATTTAGATATTGGAAAGAAAAATCGTGAAAAAAGTAAATTATATTGCATTGATCAGGATATTGAAGCAAGAATTATTGAAAAGATTAAACAAACATCAGAAAAAGGAGATTCTCTTGGGGGTATTATTGAAGTAATCGTATATGGATTACCAATAGGATTGGGTAACCATACCCAATGGGATTTAAAATTAGATGCAAGGCTTGCTTATGCTTTAATGTCAATTCAAGCAATTAAGGGCGTTGAATTTGGTCTCGGATATAATGCGTCTAATAAATACGGCTCAGAGGTGCACGATGAGATTTTTTATAAAAAGTCTACAAAAAGGAGCCTATTAACAGGTGGATTTAAGAGGCATACAAATAATGCGGGAGGAATAGAAGGCGGTATTAGCAATGGGGAACCGATTGTGGCAAGAGCATATATGAAACCTATTCCAACATTGAAAAAACCCTTGAGATCTGTGGATTTAATAACAAAAGAGCCTATAGAGGCCTCATATGAAAGGTCAGATGTATGTGCAGTACCTGCTGCGTCTGTTGTTTGTGAGGGGATGGTTGCTTTTGAAATTGCAAGGGCATTCTTGGAAAAATTTGGCGGAGATAGTTTAGACGAGGTTAAGCGTAATTATGAAGGGTATCTTTTCAATATGTGA
- the rplJ gene encoding 50S ribosomal protein L10: MANELKQLIVKEMISRYRNSNNYLVVGYQGIKALEFDQLRKDLHKKKIFLEIVKNSLMAIAFKEIGFSEINSLLIGPTAIISGNDDPVVIAKETVEWTKKIPSLNLRGGFVDRTVLSADHISQLAKLPTISVLHTQIITSINAPIAGVASAFGSVLRSLAIVLQAVKDEKEKNSR; the protein is encoded by the coding sequence ATGGCAAATGAATTAAAACAACTTATCGTAAAAGAAATGATCTCTAGGTATCGTAATTCGAATAATTACTTGGTGGTTGGTTATCAAGGAATAAAAGCGCTAGAATTCGACCAGCTAAGAAAGGATTTACACAAGAAAAAGATATTCCTGGAAATAGTTAAAAATTCGCTTATGGCTATTGCATTTAAGGAGATAGGATTTTCAGAGATTAATAGTTTATTAATTGGGCCAACAGCTATAATATCTGGAAATGATGACCCGGTTGTTATAGCAAAAGAAACAGTCGAGTGGACAAAGAAAATACCTTCTTTGAATTTACGAGGTGGATTTGTTGATAGAACGGTGCTTTCGGCAGATCATATAAGTCAATTAGCGAAACTTCCGACAATATCGGTGCTCCATACGCAAATAATCACGAGTATTAATGCTCCAATTGCTGGAGTTGCAAGTGCTTTTGGTTCTGTTTTACGTAGTTTGGCTATTGTGTTGCAAGCAGTAAAAGACGAAAAAGAAAAAAATAGCAGATAA
- the nusG gene encoding transcription termination/antitermination protein NusG — MPKEWFVLRVQSNKEDKVRSSLVERIKIRGLENLISKVLLPSEKVSEIKGGKKKVTERKIYPGYLMAEVEVDEKGQIPKEVWFLIRETPGAGDFIGGQNKPVPMTGYEVEKLLSDVEHKEEKPRAKIEFHEGEKVRVKEGPFENYDGIVEEVLPASGRVKVMLTVFGRATPVELEYWQVEAI, encoded by the coding sequence ATGCCCAAAGAATGGTTTGTGTTGCGCGTTCAGAGCAATAAAGAAGATAAGGTTAGAAGCAGCTTGGTTGAGCGGATTAAGATCCGGGGCCTAGAGAATTTAATTTCAAAAGTACTACTTCCTAGTGAAAAAGTTTCTGAGATTAAAGGTGGTAAGAAAAAGGTAACGGAAAGGAAAATATATCCGGGTTATTTGATGGCTGAGGTTGAAGTTGATGAGAAGGGACAGATACCGAAAGAGGTTTGGTTTTTAATCAGAGAAACACCTGGTGCTGGCGATTTTATTGGTGGACAAAATAAACCTGTACCGATGACTGGTTATGAAGTGGAAAAATTATTGTCGGATGTGGAGCATAAAGAGGAAAAACCACGTGCAAAAATAGAATTTCACGAAGGTGAGAAGGTAAGAGTTAAAGAAGGCCCGTTTGAAAACTATGATGGGATTGTTGAAGAAGTGTTACCAGCGAGTGGTCGTGTTAAAGTAATGCTTACGGTATTTGGCAGGGCAACGCCTGTTGAGTTAGAATATTGGCAAGTAGAAGCAATTTGA